From the genome of Candidatus Binatia bacterium:
TTGTCGGCGATGCCGCTGAAGGCGACGCGCTGCGCGCACTGCACCTCCGACGTGCCCCCGGCGTGAGTGACCAGCATCATGGGTCTGCGAATGCCCCGACAGTGGCGGGTCGCCCTCGTGCTGGTGATCGGTGGGTGCGGCCACTGGCGCGACCGTAGGCCTGCTGCACGGTCTGTGGTCCGGCAACGAGTTAGATCCAGGGTTCGTGAACTTCGTTGAACGGCGCCTGCGCGAACGCGGATACGAGCCGATCGGCTGGCGTTGAATCCGACGAGGTTCCGCCGCACGACTTGCGCAAGCTGATCCTCACTGATACTTCGCCGTCCTATGCCCGGAACTATGAAACTTGGCGTGACGATGTTCGCCACCGACCAGAGCATCGGCCCGGTTGATCTGGCTCGGGCGGTCGAGACGCGCGGCTTTTACTCGCTCTACATCCCGGAGCACACGCATATTCCGACCAGCCGCCGGACACCGCCCCCGACCGGAGACAAAGAGCTGCCCGAGGAATACAAGCGCTCCTTGGATCCGTTCGTGGCTCTGGCTGCTGCCGCGGGGGTCACTTCGCGCATCAAGCTCGGCACCGGCATCTGCCTGGTGGCGCAGCGTGATCCCATCGTAACCGCCAAGGAAGTGGCGACGCTCGATCTGATTTCCAATGGCCGGTTCGTGTTCGGTATCGGGTTCGGATGGAACCAGGATGAAATGGAAAGTCACGGCGTCGACTTTCCCCGGCGGCGCGAACGGGTCCGAGAGCACGTCCTGGCGATGCAGAGACTGTGGACCAACGAGAAGGCATCCTTTGAAGGGGAGTTCGTGCGCTTCGAGGAGAGCTGGTCGTGGCCCAAGCCGCTGCAGCAGCCCCGTCCGCCGATTCTCATTGGTGGCGCCGCCGGGCCCAAGCTATTCAAGCATATCGCCGAGTACGCCGACGGCTGGATTCCCATCGGCGGTGCCGGCGTGCGCGCAGCGCTGTCCGATTTGCAGCGGGCGATGCGTGAGGCCGGGCGCGATCCGGCTGACCTTCGGGTGGTGCCGTTCGGAACCATTCCCGATGCGGGCAAGCTGGAGTACTACCATTCACTCGGTATCACCGAGGTCGTCCTCCGCATCCCCTCGGTCCCGGCCGACACGGTACTGCGGCTGTTGGACGAATACGCCAAGCTGCTGTAGCTGAGCATCGAAACACATCAGCGCCAGAGAGGTTGAGGCTTATGGAAGTACGCGAGCGGACGATCCCGCAACTGGTACAAGGCGCCGCCGCGCGTTTTGGCGATCGCCACGCCATCGAGGACGGCGGGGTTACGCTGACCTACACTGATCTGGCGCTGGCGGGCGAGCGGGCGGCGCGCGCCTTCTGTGCCGCCCGCATCAAGCCGGGTGACCGCGTCGCGATCTGGGCCCCCAACATCTATGAGTGGATTCTCGCCGTCATTGGCCTCCAATCGGTTGGTGGTGTGCTGGTTCCCCTCAACACGCGCCTGAAGGGCGGTGAAGCCGGCTACATCCTCGCCAAGAGCGGTGCCCGCATTCTCTTCACCGTTCGCGAGTTCCTCGGCAACCGCTATGTGGAGCTGCTGCGCAGCGCGCTGGGCGGCTCCGGCGCGGGCCGGCCGATTGCGGAGCTTCCCGCTCTCGAGCGCATCGTCCT
Proteins encoded in this window:
- a CDS encoding LLM class F420-dependent oxidoreductase, which translates into the protein MKLGVTMFATDQSIGPVDLARAVETRGFYSLYIPEHTHIPTSRRTPPPTGDKELPEEYKRSLDPFVALAAAAGVTSRIKLGTGICLVAQRDPIVTAKEVATLDLISNGRFVFGIGFGWNQDEMESHGVDFPRRRERVREHVLAMQRLWTNEKASFEGEFVRFEESWSWPKPLQQPRPPILIGGAAGPKLFKHIAEYADGWIPIGGAGVRAALSDLQRAMREAGRDPADLRVVPFGTIPDAGKLEYYHSLGITEVVLRIPSVPADTVLRLLDEYAKLL
- a CDS encoding AMP-binding protein, coding for MEVRERTIPQLVQGAAARFGDRHAIEDGGVTLTYTDLALAGERAARAFCAARIKPGDRVAIWAPNIYEWILAVIGLQSVGGVLVPLNTRLKGGEAGYILAKSGARILFTVREFLGNRYVELLRSALGGSGAGRPIAELPALERIVLLRDEPSPNPLLAKEGEGGGRGEEDGIPTWSDFVRLGRTVPADEAQRRLAAVSPDDLADILFTSGTTGKPKGVMTTHEQNLRAFDAWSGIVGLRAGDRYLIV